Proteins found in one Apostichopus japonicus isolate 1M-3 chromosome 16, ASM3797524v1, whole genome shotgun sequence genomic segment:
- the LOC139983745 gene encoding uncharacterized protein, with product MSHNPSVVIAQHMHCTMHYALTLCYINMECCIPVCCRKTCNIIPFSEASFVKFKDCCMRWKSISSSYGEIAANCWSELNLINCSSPTDITRTRTSRSVGYHRECYQRFTDISKLSKAEQRRDLSSIQSDNASDIPDYKITEPPEPKKARLRSREATTSKSDRPHIFPAKCLICNADGWTRDRHSGARKREPLTKCETIEAGQLRKAAELTFNEALLLKIRDRDLVAAEAQYHKSCYKDSTRFLTKAKKDEAEKVDTTYGKAFEEFCKEYIDNQIFKKHEIYRMNKLRLHFIKMVKKVQDVDASSYRTFKLKKRLQRCYPHLQFLKPNKRNDSEIVLSRLLEAKDIAEEALTYEDENLSLSEPSQDDTTDDESTQTNEPSKGTKLSEIYFTARKLRESIQSIEMTTPWPPGGQDLNLDKTRVIIPISIYNFLACQEVVII from the exons ATGAGTCACAATCCTAGTGTTGTGATTGCGCAACATATGCACTGTACAATGCATTATGCACTTACACTGTGTTACATTAACATGGAGTGTTGTATTCCTGTATGCTGTCGGAAAACATGTAATATTATACCCTTTTCTGAGGCTAGCTTTGTGAAATTTAAGGATTGTTGTATGAGATGGAAGTCCATTTCAAGTTCATATGGAGAAATTGCTGCTAATTGTTGGTCAGAACTGAACCTGATAAACTGTTCTTCACCTACTGATATCACTCGTACTCGTACTAGTCGTAGTGTAGGCTATCATAGGGAGTGTTACCAACGATTTACTGACATATCAAAGCTCTCTAAAGCAGAACAAAGAAGAGATTTGTCAAGTATTCAATCTG ATAATGCAAGTGATATTCCAGATTATAAAATTACCGAACCACCAGAACCTAAAAAAGCCAGATTGCGATCCAGAGAAGCCACAACTTCTAAATCGGACAGACCCCACATTTTTCCAGCCAAATGCTTGATTTGCAATGCTGATGGATGGACACGTGACAGGCATTCTGGTGCAAGAAAACGGGAACCCCTCACAAAATGTGAAACAATTGAAGCCGGCCAACTTAGAAAAGCTGCAGAACTTACATTCAATGAAGCACTTCTACTGAAGATAAGAGACAGAGATCTAGTTGCAGCAGAAGCACAATACCATAAGTCATGTTACAAGGACTCAACTAGGTTTttaacaaaagcaaagaaagatGAAGCTGAAAAAGTTGACACAACGTATGGAAAAGCTTTTGAGGAGTTTTGCAAAGAATACATAGAtaatcaaatttttaaaaaacatgaaatttacAGAATGAATAAACTGCGTCTCCATTTCATCAAGATGGTAAAGAAAGTTCAGGATGTAGATGCTTCGAGTTACAGGACATTCAAGTTGAAAAAACGACTACAACGGTGCTATCCTCATTTGCAATTTCTCAAGCCAAACAAACGTAATGACAGTGAGATAGTTTTGTCAAGATTGCTTGAAGCAAAAGATATAGCCGAAGAAGCTCTAACTTATGAGGATGAGAATTTATCATTGAGTGAGCCAAGTCAAGATGACACAACTGATGATGAATCAACACAAACCAACGAACCATCTAAAGGTACTAAGCTAAGTGAAATTTACTTCACAGCCCGAAAATTAAGAGAGTCTATACAGTCAATAGAGATGACTACACCATGGCCACCTGGTGGACAAGATCTCAATCTAGATAAAACAAGAGTGATCATACCCATAAGCATTTACAACTTCCTGGCATGCCAGGAAGTTGTAATCATCTAA